The following are encoded together in the Mycteria americana isolate JAX WOST 10 ecotype Jacksonville Zoo and Gardens chromosome 2, USCA_MyAme_1.0, whole genome shotgun sequence genome:
- the NBN gene encoding nibrin, giving the protein MWKLVPAAGEGELYRLLSGTEYVVGRKNCAILIQDDQSISRSHAVLTVSRPETTPSQSLSVPVLTVTDRSKYGTFVNGSKLDGTSVSLQSGDRINFGVFQSKFRVEYEPLVVCSSCLDVAQKTALNQAIQQLGGRVVNEWTKECTHLVMVSVKVTVKTICALICGRPIIKPEFFVELIKAIQSRQQLPNHESFYPPVDEPSIGIGKLDLCERHERKKIFSGKTFVFLTAKQHKKLSPAIILGGGEAKLMTEGRKETSLLLSPDVCVVDVGLTNAQIPGSDSVRNWTDSILTVLQSKDLRAIPEAEIGLAVIFVSTEKYCNPQKQPGNKAVTKSTPASAVVGQAISQSLAMDETIMLTAADNSTVYVADTETEEQTCMEIENTPQMDKRGKMAFQDITTVKKNPSTSGNVNAGASIPRVNRTSGFSQKSHPVSPSKISEAGKPSECASRPQSNSIMNYFQVARKRERAEEGEETSVPKLAKLEERSSPVSKCTEPTASSVWNSEAEQHQKENDILDLNPNFALEDTGIKLMGESGKLASDKTDTKITSSENHAPKKRKELDDLSEDTEALEIVFGSRDLDYEDQMADHNREAQGNTQKKRCLEAKGSWIQEVNVKQREENQILKEEEPGSLLTSEMKSEIRKELPVLNCNKLQDDSSNLPSRLLLTEFRSLVVSHPRQNSQLSGNTSYGGKKNFKMFKKVAYPGAGQLQYIIGGSDLIAHHAKKNSELEDWLRQEMEEQNRHAREESLADDLFRYDPNVKRRR; this is encoded by the exons ATGTGGAAGCTGGTGCCCGCCGCAGGAGAAG GAGAGCTATATCGGCTTTTAAGTGGTACAGAATATGTTGTTGGACGCAAAAACTGTGCAATTTTAATTCAGGATGATCAGTCCATCAGTCGAAGTCATGCAGTTCTGACAGTAAGTCGTCCTGAAACAACCCCT agCCAGTCTCTCTCAGTCCCTGTATTAACAGTAACAGATAGATCTAAATATGGTACCTTTGTTAATGGATCAAAACTTGATGGCACTTCCGTGTCTTTGCAGTCTGGTGACAGAATCAACTTCGGAGTCTTTCAGAGCAAGTTTAG agTAGAGTATGAACCTTTGGTTGTCTGCTCCTCATGTTTAGATGTTGctcagaaaactgctttaaatcaaGCCATCCAGCAGCTTGGAGGCCGTGTAGTGAATGAATGGACAAAAGAGTGTACTCACCTTGTAATGGTATCAGTAAAAGTTACTGTTAAG actATATGTGCTTTGATTTGTGGTCGACCAATTATAAAACCAGAGTTTTTTGTTGAATTAATCAAAGCTATTCAGTCCAGGCAACAGTTGCCAAATCATGAAAG cttCTATCCTCCAGTTGATGAGCCTTCCATTGGCATTGGAAAACTGGATTTATGTGAGCgtcatgaaaggaaaaaaatattcagtggaAAAACTTTTGTATTTCTAACTGCCAAGCAG CACAAGAAACTGAGTCCAGCAATTATTCTTGGAGGAGGGGAAGCAAAATTGATGacggagggaagaaaagaaacatctttactGCTTTCTCCTGATGTATGTGTTGTTGATGTGGGGTTGACAAATGCTCAGATCCCAGGATCTGACTCCGTGAGAAACTGGACTGATTCCATTCTGACTGTCTTGCAAAG CAAGGATCTCAGGGCTATTCCCGAGGCAGAAATTGGATTGGCAGTTATCTTTGTGTctacagaaaaatactgcaacCCTCAAAAGCAGCCTGGTAACAAAG CTGTAACTAAAAGTACTCCTGCATCAGCTGTTGTAGGGCAAGCCATTTCTCAGAGTTTGGCTATGGATGAAACCATAATGCTAACTGCTGCAGATAACAGCACAGTATACGTAGCTgatacagaaacagaagagcagaCATG TATGGAGATAGAGAATACTCCCCAGATGGACAAAAGAGGGAAAATGGCTTTCCAGGATATAACCACTGTAAAGAAAAACCCTAGCACAAGTGGCAATGTAAATGCAGGAGCATCGATACCTAGAGTGAACAGAACATCTGGGTTTAGTCAAAAAAGTCATCCTGTCTCGCCATCTAAAATTTCAGAAGCTGGTAAACCTAGTGAGTGCGCTTCACGTCCCCAGTCTAACTCAATTATGAATTACTTCCAGGTAGCTAGAAAAAG GGAAAGAgctgaagaaggagaagaaacatcTGTACCCAAACTAGCAAAACTGGAGGAAAGGTCATCACCTGTTTCCAAGTGCACTGAACCCACAGCTTCATCAGTGTGGAACAGTGAAGCAGAACAGCATCAAAAGGAAAATGACATCCTGGACCTAAACCCAAATTTTGCATTGGAAGACACAGGTATAAAGCTTATGGGGGAAAGTGGCAAACTAGCAAGTGATAAAACAGACACTAAAATTACTTCTAGTGAAAATCATGCaccaaagaagagaaaggagttAGATGATTTATCTGAAGATACAGAGGCTTTAGAAATTGTGTTTGGAAGCAGAGACCTAGACTACGAAGATCAAATGGCAGATCATAACCGGGAAGCTCaaggaaatacacaaaaaaaaagatgtttggaaGCCAAAGGAAGCTGGATTCAAGAAGTAAATgtaaagcagagagaggagaatcAAATATTG AAAGAAGAGGAACCTGGATCACTTCtaacttcagaaatgaaaagtgaGATCAGGAAAGAGTTGCCAGTCTTG AACTGCAACAAACTTCAAGATGACTCCAGCAATCTTCCTAGCAGACTTCTGTTGACTGAGTTTAGATCATTGGTTGTCAGCCATCCAAGACAGAACAGTCAGCTTTCTGGAAATACCAGCTACgggggaaagaaaaatttcaaaatgttcaaaaag GTAGCTTATCCAGGGGCAGGACAACTTCAGTACATTATTGGAGGATCAGATTTGATTGCTCATCATGCTAAAAAGAATTCAGAGCTGGAAGACTGGTTAAGGCAAGAAATGGAG GAGCAGAACCGACATGCAAGAGAAGAATCGCTTGCTGATGATCTCTTTAG ATATGATCCTAATGTGAAAAGGAGAAGATAA